One part of the Streptomyces lienomycini genome encodes these proteins:
- a CDS encoding AraC family transcriptional regulator, with the protein MDALAGLLEGPRARGAFMIRACFDPPWAVRVEDRAPLTVMLMVRGDAWIVPGTGEGLRLRAGDLAIARGPDPYVCADDPATAPQAVILPGGACSYPDGRPLNGSMDLGVRTWGDHADGQAVLLIGTYLVRGEIGGRLLDALPPLLSLTSEAWDNPLTPLLMTEVTRDEPGQEVVLDRLLDLLVIAALRAWFARPSAEAPAWYRAMGDPVVGRALRLIQDDPAHAWTVASLAAKTGVSRAALARRFTDLVGEPPMGYLTGWRLALAADRLRDGEDTLGAIARQVGYGSAFALSTAFKRVYGVSPQEYRAHPAPGTAPEPAPAPAPASAPAPASGSGVTPAPA; encoded by the coding sequence GTGGACGCACTCGCCGGACTGCTGGAGGGCCCCCGGGCCCGTGGTGCCTTCATGATCCGCGCCTGCTTCGACCCGCCCTGGGCCGTGCGCGTCGAGGACCGGGCACCGCTGACCGTGATGCTGATGGTCCGCGGCGACGCCTGGATCGTGCCCGGCACGGGGGAGGGGCTGCGCCTGCGGGCCGGGGACCTGGCCATCGCGCGCGGCCCCGACCCGTACGTCTGCGCCGACGACCCCGCCACCGCCCCGCAGGCGGTGATCCTGCCGGGCGGCGCGTGCAGCTACCCCGACGGGCGCCCCCTCAACGGCTCGATGGACCTCGGCGTCCGCACCTGGGGCGACCACGCCGACGGCCAGGCGGTCCTCCTCATCGGCACCTACCTGGTCCGCGGCGAGATCGGCGGCCGTCTCCTCGACGCGCTGCCGCCGCTGCTGTCCCTCACCTCCGAGGCGTGGGACAACCCCCTCACCCCGCTGCTGATGACGGAGGTCACGCGCGACGAGCCGGGCCAGGAGGTCGTCCTGGACCGGCTCCTCGACCTGCTCGTCATCGCCGCACTGCGGGCCTGGTTCGCCCGGCCGTCGGCCGAGGCGCCCGCCTGGTACCGGGCGATGGGCGACCCGGTCGTCGGCCGGGCGCTGCGGCTGATCCAGGACGATCCGGCCCACGCCTGGACCGTCGCGTCCCTCGCCGCGAAGACCGGCGTCTCCCGCGCCGCGCTCGCCCGCCGCTTCACCGACCTCGTCGGCGAACCCCCCATGGGCTACCTCACCGGCTGGCGTCTCGCCCTGGCCGCCGACCGGCTGCGGGACGGCGAGGACACCCTCGGCGCGATCGCCCGCCAGGTCGGCTACGGCAGCGCGTTCGCCCTGTCCACCGCCTTCAAGCGGGTCTACGGCGTCAGCCCGCAGGAGTACCGCGCCCACCCCGCCCCCGGGACCGCCCCCGAACCCGCCCCGGCCCCGGCCCCGGCTTCGGCTCCGGCCCCGGCTTCGGGCTCCGGCGTGACACCGGCTCCGGCGTAA
- a CDS encoding ROK family protein: protein MNEISTRGRRTAGTSALAARALELVASGRATSRAQLAELLGAAASSVSVAVAQLVEHGLVAEEGTQSSTGGRPRKVLRLGGQDEFAVAADLGGSHARVGVVLPGGELRDVSTVPLVIADGPQAALTGLAATLEELVERHGRSRLRGVGLSLPGPVDTATGRVVQPSRMPGWNRFPVESWLRERFAVPATADNDANCMAVGEHTARRGRHQQVIMVKTGTAIGAAALVDGRLYRGGTGAAGEITHIRIARGDNTPCSCGNTDCLETVASGAALVRVLREEGVDVGSAEDVVRLAADAHPEANRAVRRAGTYLGQVLAANVNFFNPDAVYLGGILSTLEPFVAAVRSQLYESCHPLVTEHLAIERAVLGADAGLVGAGQFALQRALAQALREVGGAQVDPDRFQTPTP, encoded by the coding sequence ATGAATGAAATAAGTACGCGGGGCCGGAGGACGGCGGGTACGTCCGCGCTGGCGGCGCGCGCCCTCGAACTCGTCGCCTCCGGCCGGGCGACCTCCCGGGCCCAGCTGGCCGAGCTGCTCGGCGCCGCGGCCTCCAGCGTCTCGGTGGCCGTGGCGCAGCTCGTGGAGCACGGCCTCGTCGCCGAGGAGGGGACCCAGTCCTCCACCGGCGGACGCCCGCGCAAGGTGCTCAGACTCGGCGGTCAGGACGAGTTCGCCGTCGCCGCCGACCTCGGCGGCAGCCACGCCCGTGTCGGCGTGGTCCTGCCGGGCGGCGAGCTGCGCGACGTCTCCACCGTGCCGCTGGTGATCGCCGACGGCCCGCAGGCGGCCCTGACCGGGCTCGCCGCCACCCTGGAGGAGCTGGTCGAACGCCACGGCAGGTCACGCCTGCGCGGCGTCGGCCTCTCCCTGCCCGGCCCGGTCGACACCGCCACCGGACGCGTCGTGCAGCCCTCCCGCATGCCGGGATGGAACCGCTTCCCCGTCGAGTCCTGGCTGCGGGAGCGCTTCGCGGTCCCGGCCACCGCCGACAACGACGCCAACTGCATGGCCGTTGGCGAGCACACCGCCCGCCGGGGACGCCACCAGCAGGTGATCATGGTGAAGACGGGCACCGCGATCGGTGCCGCGGCCCTCGTCGACGGCCGGCTCTACCGCGGCGGCACGGGCGCGGCCGGGGAGATCACCCACATCCGGATCGCCCGCGGCGACAACACGCCCTGCTCCTGCGGCAACACCGACTGCCTGGAGACGGTCGCCTCGGGCGCCGCACTCGTCCGGGTACTGCGGGAGGAGGGCGTCGACGTCGGCAGTGCCGAGGATGTGGTGCGGCTGGCCGCCGACGCGCACCCGGAAGCCAACCGGGCGGTGCGAAGGGCCGGGACCTACCTCGGTCAGGTGCTCGCGGCGAACGTCAACTTCTTCAACCCGGACGCCGTGTACCTGGGCGGCATCCTCTCCACCCTCGAACCGTTCGTCGCCGCCGTCCGCAGCCAGCTCTACGAGAGCTGCCACCCCCTGGTCACCGAGCACCTCGCCATCGAACGCGCCGTCCTCGGCGCCGACGCCGGCCTCGTGGGCGCCGGACAGTTCGCCCTCCAGCGGGCGCTGGCGCAGGCCCTGCGCGAGGTCGGCGGAGCACAGGTGGACCCGGACCGGTTCCAGACCCCCACCCCCTGA
- a CDS encoding M81 family metallopeptidase yields the protein MSHPSTPSRRRPVIAVAGLGIESSTFSPARTEAPAFHPSRGQAVMDRYPFLAAGGELREAADWHGALVGKSLPGGTVTAAAWEELTGELLTRLAALPPLDGLWFDIHGAMTVEGVDDAEAVLLERVRSVVGDDVIVSTSMDLHGNVSRALVHRSDLITCYRMAPHEDHMETKERAVRNLLTHLASGAPRPLKAWVPVPVLLAGEQTSTRIEPAKSVYGAVPGVEAGEGVIDAAIWVGYAWADEPRNRAAVVVTGHDEQAVAAGAERLARGFWEARHDFDFVAPTGTFDDILDEALAGERRPYYVSDTGDNPTAGGAGDVTWGLTRLLARPEFQKEDGPTVLYASVPGPEAVRHAAEAGVGATVTVTAGAEVDDRHAGPVTLTGVVHAVRLGDRDARTEAVIRVGSAYVILTELRKPYHHEHDFTDLDLDPRGADIVVVKIGYLEPELFAMSADWKMALTPGGVDQDLVRLGHHRIHRPMFPFDPAMADPDLTARLIPAADQPLTGADE from the coding sequence ATGTCGCACCCCAGCACCCCCTCCCGCCGCCGCCCCGTCATCGCCGTCGCCGGACTCGGCATCGAGTCGTCCACCTTCTCGCCCGCCCGCACCGAGGCCCCCGCCTTCCACCCCTCCCGCGGCCAGGCGGTCATGGACCGCTACCCGTTCCTCGCCGCGGGCGGGGAACTGCGCGAGGCGGCCGACTGGCACGGCGCCCTGGTCGGCAAGTCGCTGCCGGGCGGCACCGTCACCGCCGCGGCCTGGGAGGAACTCACCGGGGAACTCCTCACCCGGCTCGCCGCCCTGCCCCCGCTGGACGGCCTCTGGTTCGACATCCACGGAGCCATGACCGTCGAGGGCGTCGACGACGCCGAGGCCGTACTGCTGGAGAGGGTGCGCTCCGTCGTCGGCGACGACGTGATCGTCTCCACCTCCATGGACCTGCACGGCAACGTCTCCCGCGCCCTCGTCCACCGCAGCGACCTGATCACCTGCTACCGGATGGCGCCGCACGAGGACCACATGGAGACCAAGGAACGCGCCGTACGCAACCTGCTGACCCACCTCGCCTCCGGCGCCCCCCGCCCGCTGAAGGCATGGGTGCCGGTACCCGTCCTGCTGGCCGGTGAGCAGACCTCCACCCGCATCGAGCCCGCGAAGAGCGTGTACGGAGCCGTGCCCGGCGTCGAGGCGGGGGAAGGCGTGATCGACGCGGCGATCTGGGTCGGCTACGCCTGGGCGGACGAACCCCGCAACCGGGCCGCGGTCGTCGTCACCGGCCACGACGAGCAGGCGGTCGCGGCGGGCGCCGAACGGCTGGCCCGCGGCTTCTGGGAAGCCCGCCACGACTTCGACTTCGTCGCCCCCACCGGCACCTTCGACGACATCCTCGACGAGGCCCTGGCCGGCGAGCGACGCCCGTACTACGTCAGCGACACCGGCGACAACCCGACCGCGGGCGGCGCCGGCGACGTGACCTGGGGCCTGACCCGGCTGCTCGCCCGCCCCGAGTTCCAGAAGGAGGACGGGCCGACCGTCCTGTACGCCTCGGTGCCCGGCCCCGAGGCCGTCCGGCACGCGGCCGAAGCGGGCGTCGGCGCCACGGTGACGGTGACGGCGGGCGCCGAGGTCGACGACCGCCACGCCGGACCCGTCACCCTCACCGGCGTCGTGCACGCCGTCCGCCTCGGCGACCGCGACGCGCGGACCGAGGCCGTGATACGCGTCGGCAGCGCCTACGTGATCCTCACCGAACTGCGCAAGCCCTACCACCACGAGCACGACTTCACCGACCTGGACCTCGACCCGCGCGGCGCCGACATCGTCGTCGTGAAGATCGGCTACCTGGAGCCCGAACTGTTCGCCATGTCCGCCGACTGGAAGATGGCCCTCACCCCGGGCGGCGTGGACCAGGACCTCGTCCGGCTCGGCCACCACCGCATCCACCGGCCCATGTTCCCCTTCGACCCCGCCATGGCCGACCCGGACCTGACCGCCCGCCTGATCCCCGCCGCCGACCAGCCGCTGACCGGGGCCGACGAGTGA